Proteins from one Astatotilapia calliptera chromosome 8, fAstCal1.2, whole genome shotgun sequence genomic window:
- the rsph1 gene encoding radial spoke head 1 homolog, translated as MSDVGSEEFEDEQNKLGEYEGGRNEAGERHGFGKAILPNGDIYQGDYQNGRRHGQGTYRFKNGARYVGNYQQNMKHGQGTFYYPDGSKYEGSWVEGMRQGHGVYTYPNKDTYDGEWLQNLRHGQGIYHYQETGSKFKGTWVNGKMESAGEYLHTNHRFMGNFINNYPLGPGKYVFDIGCEQHGEYQKAEQPLQDRAEGEWDATVLKWIPKCVTGLTTETPGKETSGEIQQ; from the exons ATGTCGGACGTAGGATCTGAGGAGTTCGaggatgaacaaaataaactcggG GAGTATGAAGGAGGCAGAAATGAAGCTGGAGAAAGGCACGGATTCGGGAAAGCTATTCTGCCCAACGGAGACATTTATCAGGGAGACTATCAGAACGGGAGAAGACACGGACAG GGGACATATCGCTTCAAGAATGGGGCGAGATATGTAGGGAACTACCAGCAGAACATGAAACATGGACAGGGAACCTTCTACTATCCCGATGGGTCCAAATATGAAG GGTCGTGGGTTGAGGGTATGAGACAAGGTCACGGTGTCTACACCTACCCCAACAAAGACACCTATGATGGAGAGTGGCTGCAAAATTTGAG GCACGGACAGGGCATTTACCACTACCAAGAAACTGGCTCTAAGTTCAAGGGCACTTGGGTGAACGGCAAGATGGAGTCAGCTGGAGAGTACCTCCATACTAACCACAGATTCATGGGCAACTTTATCAACAACTat CCGCTTGGCCCGGGGAAGTATGTGTTTGACATCGGCTGTGAGCAGCATGGAGAATACCAGAAAGCAGAGCAG CCTTTGCAGGACAGAGCTGAGGGTGAGTGGGATGCCACTGTCCTCAAATGGATTCCCAAATGTGTCACAGGCCTAACAACAGAAACTCCTGGGAAAGAGACTTCAGGTGAAATTCAACAGTGA
- the adprm gene encoding manganese-dependent ADP-ribose/CDP-alcohol diphosphatase: protein MDDCRQQTLLFTFGVIADIQYADIDDGYNYTRTRRRYYRSGLQLLRNARKSWSESAVKPAFILQLGDIIDGFNKPKDASERALDTVLRELSSCPAEVYHVWGNHEFYNFSRSALLRSKLNSTLHTDRSMSTAPAGSGIYAYSFSPFPGFTFVVLDAYDVSLLGREKASEQYVDAMNLIKQYNKNEDLNCPPAFNNLTQRFTMFNGGFSKDQLDWLDSLLSSADEKQEKVTIVSHLPIHPDCTDTICLAWNFEELLAVIRSHTSVVCYMAGHAHDGGYCQDEDTGVHHLTVDGVIETPPDSNAFATVSVYGDRMELKGYGSITDRVFLFPSRQKDTYCN from the exons ATGGACGACTGTCGTCAGCAAACGTTGCTGTTTACGTTCGGCGTGATAGCTGACATTCAGTACGCAGACATCGACGACGGCTACAATTACACTCGGACTCGTAGGCGATACTACCGAAGCGGTCTCCAGCTCTTGAGAAATGCTCGGAAAAGTTGGTCGGAATCAGCTGTCAAGCCAGCATTTATTCTCCAGCTGGGAGACATTATCGACGGCTTTAACAAGCCCAAGGACGCCTCGGAGCGCGCGCTGGACACCGTGCTGAGAGAGCTGAGCTCCTGCCCCGCGGAGGTGTATCATGTATGGGGAAACCACGAGTTTTATAACTTCAGCAGGAGCGCGCTGCTGCGTTCAAAGCTCAACAGCACGCTCCACACTGACAGGAGCATGAGCACTGCCCCGGCCGGCTCCGGCATATATGCTTACAGTTTCAGCCCTTTCCCCGGGTTTACATTTGTTGTCCTGGATGCCTATGATGTGAGCCTGCTGGGAAGAGAGAAGGCCAGTGAACAATATGTCGATGCTATGAATTTGATAAAGCAGTATAACAAAAACGAAGATCTCAACTGCCCTCCAG catTTAACAATCTCACGCAGAGATTCACAATGTTCAATGGTGGGTTCAGTAAGGACCAGCTGGACTGGTTAGACTCTCTTCTATCATCAGCTGATGAGAAACAAGAAAAGGTCACAATTGTCA GTCACCTCCCCATCCACCCAGACTGCACAGACACCATTTGCCTCGCATGGAACTTTGAAGAGCTCCTGGCCGTCATACGCTCCCACACCAGTGTGGTGTGTTACATGGCGGGACACGCCCACGACGGTGGATACTGCCAAGACGAAGATACAGGAGTGCACCACCTGACGGTTGATGGGGTGATTGAGACACCACCTGACAGCAATGCATTCGCCACAGTCTCTGTATATGGAGACAGGATGGAGCTGAAAGGATACGGGAGTATCACAGATCGAGTGTTTCTGTTTCCATCCAGACAAAAGGACACATACTGTAATTAA
- the map2k4b gene encoding dual specificity mitogen-activated protein kinase kinase 4b isoform X1, whose amino-acid sequence MATPSPNSNSTSSSNNSNIVGSTSHQLHQQTQSSSMQETNTCWRCQNETGFQISLSGIPQSKRKALKLNFANPPVKPASRLPLNPTVPSFQNPHIERLRTHSIESSGKLKISPEQHCDFTAEDLRDLGEIGRGAYGSVNKMVHKPTGQIMAVKRIRSTVDEKEQKQLLMDLDVVMRSSDCLYIVQFYGALFREGDCWICMELMSTSLDKFYKYVYCALDDVIPEEILGKITLATVKALNHLKENLKIIHRDIKPSNILMDRKGNIKLCDFGISGQLVDSIAKTRDAGCRPYMAPERIDPSASRQGYDVRSDVWSLGITLYELATGRFPYPKWNSVFDQLTQVVKGEPPQLSNSEERQFSPKFTNFVNLCLTKDESKRPKYKELLKHPFILMYEERFVDVASYVCRILDQIPASPISPMYVD is encoded by the exons ATGGCGACTCCCAGTCCTAACAGCAACTCCACTAGCTCtagcaacaacagcaacatcGTAGGATCAACGTCGCACCAACTCCACCAgcaaacacagagcagcagcatgCAAG AAACCAACACCTGCTGGAGatgtcaaaatgaaacag GGTTTCAGATAAGCCTGTCTGGAATACCCCAAA GTAAACGCAAAGCTCTGAAACTGAATTTTGCCAACCCTCCAGTGAAACCGGCTTCCAGGCTCCCACTCAATCCAACAGTTCCCTCTTTCCAGAACCCTCACAT AGAGCGCCTACGGACACACAGTATTGAGTCATCTGGGAAGCTGAAGATCTCCCCTGAGCAGCACTGTGACTTCACTGCAGAGGATCTGAGAGACCTTGGTGAGATCGGCCGTGGGGCGTATGGCTCCGTCAACAAGATGGTCCACAAACCCACAGGCCAGATCATGGCTGTCAAG AGGATTcgctccactgtggatgagaaGGAGCAGAAGCAGCTGCTGATGGACCTTGATGTAGTGATGAGGAGTAGTGACTGTCTCTACATTGTGCAGTTCTACGGCGCCCTCTTCAGGGAG GGGGACTGTTGGATTTGTATGGAACTTATGTCTACCTCATTAGACAAATTCTACAAATATGTATATTGTGCATTAGATGACGTCATTCCAGAGGAAATATTAGGCAAAATAACATTAGCA ACTGTTAAAGCACTGAACCACTTAAAAGAAAACTTGAAAATAATTCACAGAG ACATCAAACCTTCCAACATTCTTATGGACCGAAAGGGGAATATCAAACTGTGCGATTTTGGCATCAGCGGCCAGCTGGTGGACTCCATAGCCAAGACCAGAGATGCAGGCTGCAGGCCTTACATGGCA CCTGAAAGGATAGACCCCAGTGCTTCTAGACAAGGCTATGATGTCCGGTCTGATGTATGGAGTTTGGGAATCACCCTG TATGAGCTGGCAACAGGAAGATTCCCCTACCCTAAGTGGAATAGTGTTTTCGATCAGCTGACGCAGGTGGTAAAAGGTGAGCCTCCCCAGCTCAGCAACTCAGAGGAGAGGCAGTTCTCCCCCAAGTTCACCAACTTTGTTAACCTATG CCTTACAAAGGATGAATCAAAAAGGCCAAAGTACAAGGAGCTTCTG AAACACCCTTTCATTCTGATGTATGAGGAGCGTTTTGTGGACGTTGCCAGCTATGTGTGTCGCATTCTGGATCAGATCCCTGCCTCTCCTATCTCGCCCATGTATGTCGACTGA
- the map2k4b gene encoding dual specificity mitogen-activated protein kinase kinase 4b isoform X3: MATPSPNSNSTSSSNNSNIVGSTSHQLHQQTQSSSMQETNTCWRCQNETGFQISLSGIPQMKPASRLPLNPTVPSFQNPHIERLRTHSIESSGKLKISPEQHCDFTAEDLRDLGEIGRGAYGSVNKMVHKPTGQIMAVKRIRSTVDEKEQKQLLMDLDVVMRSSDCLYIVQFYGALFREGDCWICMELMSTSLDKFYKYVYCALDDVIPEEILGKITLATVKALNHLKENLKIIHRDIKPSNILMDRKGNIKLCDFGISGQLVDSIAKTRDAGCRPYMAPERIDPSASRQGYDVRSDVWSLGITLYELATGRFPYPKWNSVFDQLTQVVKGEPPQLSNSEERQFSPKFTNFVNLCLTKDESKRPKYKELLKHPFILMYEERFVDVASYVCRILDQIPASPISPMYVD; this comes from the exons ATGGCGACTCCCAGTCCTAACAGCAACTCCACTAGCTCtagcaacaacagcaacatcGTAGGATCAACGTCGCACCAACTCCACCAgcaaacacagagcagcagcatgCAAG AAACCAACACCTGCTGGAGatgtcaaaatgaaacag GGTTTCAGATAAGCCTGTCTGGAATACCCCAAA TGAAACCGGCTTCCAGGCTCCCACTCAATCCAACAGTTCCCTCTTTCCAGAACCCTCACAT AGAGCGCCTACGGACACACAGTATTGAGTCATCTGGGAAGCTGAAGATCTCCCCTGAGCAGCACTGTGACTTCACTGCAGAGGATCTGAGAGACCTTGGTGAGATCGGCCGTGGGGCGTATGGCTCCGTCAACAAGATGGTCCACAAACCCACAGGCCAGATCATGGCTGTCAAG AGGATTcgctccactgtggatgagaaGGAGCAGAAGCAGCTGCTGATGGACCTTGATGTAGTGATGAGGAGTAGTGACTGTCTCTACATTGTGCAGTTCTACGGCGCCCTCTTCAGGGAG GGGGACTGTTGGATTTGTATGGAACTTATGTCTACCTCATTAGACAAATTCTACAAATATGTATATTGTGCATTAGATGACGTCATTCCAGAGGAAATATTAGGCAAAATAACATTAGCA ACTGTTAAAGCACTGAACCACTTAAAAGAAAACTTGAAAATAATTCACAGAG ACATCAAACCTTCCAACATTCTTATGGACCGAAAGGGGAATATCAAACTGTGCGATTTTGGCATCAGCGGCCAGCTGGTGGACTCCATAGCCAAGACCAGAGATGCAGGCTGCAGGCCTTACATGGCA CCTGAAAGGATAGACCCCAGTGCTTCTAGACAAGGCTATGATGTCCGGTCTGATGTATGGAGTTTGGGAATCACCCTG TATGAGCTGGCAACAGGAAGATTCCCCTACCCTAAGTGGAATAGTGTTTTCGATCAGCTGACGCAGGTGGTAAAAGGTGAGCCTCCCCAGCTCAGCAACTCAGAGGAGAGGCAGTTCTCCCCCAAGTTCACCAACTTTGTTAACCTATG CCTTACAAAGGATGAATCAAAAAGGCCAAAGTACAAGGAGCTTCTG AAACACCCTTTCATTCTGATGTATGAGGAGCGTTTTGTGGACGTTGCCAGCTATGTGTGTCGCATTCTGGATCAGATCCCTGCCTCTCCTATCTCGCCCATGTATGTCGACTGA
- the map2k4b gene encoding dual specificity mitogen-activated protein kinase kinase 4b isoform X2 translates to MATPSPNSNSTSSSNNSNIVGSTSHQLHQQTQSSSMQETNTCWRCQNETGKRKALKLNFANPPVKPASRLPLNPTVPSFQNPHIERLRTHSIESSGKLKISPEQHCDFTAEDLRDLGEIGRGAYGSVNKMVHKPTGQIMAVKRIRSTVDEKEQKQLLMDLDVVMRSSDCLYIVQFYGALFREGDCWICMELMSTSLDKFYKYVYCALDDVIPEEILGKITLATVKALNHLKENLKIIHRDIKPSNILMDRKGNIKLCDFGISGQLVDSIAKTRDAGCRPYMAPERIDPSASRQGYDVRSDVWSLGITLYELATGRFPYPKWNSVFDQLTQVVKGEPPQLSNSEERQFSPKFTNFVNLCLTKDESKRPKYKELLKHPFILMYEERFVDVASYVCRILDQIPASPISPMYVD, encoded by the exons ATGGCGACTCCCAGTCCTAACAGCAACTCCACTAGCTCtagcaacaacagcaacatcGTAGGATCAACGTCGCACCAACTCCACCAgcaaacacagagcagcagcatgCAAG AAACCAACACCTGCTGGAGatgtcaaaatgaaacag GTAAACGCAAAGCTCTGAAACTGAATTTTGCCAACCCTCCAGTGAAACCGGCTTCCAGGCTCCCACTCAATCCAACAGTTCCCTCTTTCCAGAACCCTCACAT AGAGCGCCTACGGACACACAGTATTGAGTCATCTGGGAAGCTGAAGATCTCCCCTGAGCAGCACTGTGACTTCACTGCAGAGGATCTGAGAGACCTTGGTGAGATCGGCCGTGGGGCGTATGGCTCCGTCAACAAGATGGTCCACAAACCCACAGGCCAGATCATGGCTGTCAAG AGGATTcgctccactgtggatgagaaGGAGCAGAAGCAGCTGCTGATGGACCTTGATGTAGTGATGAGGAGTAGTGACTGTCTCTACATTGTGCAGTTCTACGGCGCCCTCTTCAGGGAG GGGGACTGTTGGATTTGTATGGAACTTATGTCTACCTCATTAGACAAATTCTACAAATATGTATATTGTGCATTAGATGACGTCATTCCAGAGGAAATATTAGGCAAAATAACATTAGCA ACTGTTAAAGCACTGAACCACTTAAAAGAAAACTTGAAAATAATTCACAGAG ACATCAAACCTTCCAACATTCTTATGGACCGAAAGGGGAATATCAAACTGTGCGATTTTGGCATCAGCGGCCAGCTGGTGGACTCCATAGCCAAGACCAGAGATGCAGGCTGCAGGCCTTACATGGCA CCTGAAAGGATAGACCCCAGTGCTTCTAGACAAGGCTATGATGTCCGGTCTGATGTATGGAGTTTGGGAATCACCCTG TATGAGCTGGCAACAGGAAGATTCCCCTACCCTAAGTGGAATAGTGTTTTCGATCAGCTGACGCAGGTGGTAAAAGGTGAGCCTCCCCAGCTCAGCAACTCAGAGGAGAGGCAGTTCTCCCCCAAGTTCACCAACTTTGTTAACCTATG CCTTACAAAGGATGAATCAAAAAGGCCAAAGTACAAGGAGCTTCTG AAACACCCTTTCATTCTGATGTATGAGGAGCGTTTTGTGGACGTTGCCAGCTATGTGTGTCGCATTCTGGATCAGATCCCTGCCTCTCCTATCTCGCCCATGTATGTCGACTGA